In one Mauremys mutica isolate MM-2020 ecotype Southern chromosome 3, ASM2049712v1, whole genome shotgun sequence genomic region, the following are encoded:
- the EXOC8 gene encoding exocyst complex component 8 — MALPLGEGVGGSRLRRQLESGGFAAGEYVKQLSQQSDGDRDLQEHRQRIQALSEETAQSLKRNVYQNYRQFIETAREISYLESEMYQLSHILTEQKGIMEAVTQALLLQADRDDPALGARRAAADPHSNPFLPLSAKEAAASEEGRQRTLTTLLEKVEGCRDLLPESPGKYLVYNGDLVEYDADHMAQIQRVHAFLMNDCLLVATWLPNRRGAYRYDALYPLEGLAVINVKDNPPMKDMFKLLMFPESRIFQAENAKIKKEWLEVLEETKRNRALSEKLRLEQEALPRAAPPPPETANPFDQEDEKEPPPEEETVDLSLEWIQELPEDLDVCIAQRDFEGAVDLLDKLNEYLGYKAVSQPVRELRAKVDERVRQLTDVLVFELSPDRSLRGGPRATRRAVSQLIRLGQSTKACELFLKNRAAAVHTAIRQLRIEGATLLYIHKLCHVFFTSLLETAREFETDFAGNSGCYSAFIVWARSAMRMFVDAFSKQVFDSKESLSTAAECVKVAKEHCKQLSEIGLDLTFIIHALLVKDIKGALQSYKDIIIEATKHRNSEEMWRRMNLMTPEALGKLREEMRSCGMSSFDQYTGDDCWVNLSYTVVAFTKQTMAFLEEALKLYFPELHMVLLESLVEIILVAVQHVDYSLRCEQDPEKKAFIRQNASFLYETVLPVVEKRFEEGVGKPAKQLQELRNASRLIRVNPESTTSVV; from the exons ATGGCGCTGCCGCTGGGTGAGGGCGTGGGCGGGAGCCGGCTGCGGCGGCAGCTGGAGTCGGGGGGCTTCGCGGCGGGCGAGTACGTGAAGCAGCTGTCGCAGCAGTCGGACGGGGACCGGGACCTGCAGGAGCACCGGCAGCGCATCCAGGCGCTGAGCGAGGAGACGGCGCAGAGCCTCAAGCGCAACGTCTACCAGAACTACCGCCAGTTCATCGAGACGGCGCGCGAGATCAGCTACCTGGAGAGCGAGATGTACCAGCTCAGCCACATCCTCACCGAGCAGAAGGGCATCATGGAGGCCGtcacccaggccctgctgctgcaggccgACCGCGACGACCCCGCCCTGGGCGCCCGCCGCGCCGCCGCCGACCCCCACAGcaaccccttccttcccctctcggCCAAGGAGGCCGCCGCCAGCGAGGAGGGGCGGCAGCGCACGCTCACCACCCTGCTGGAGAAGGTGGAGGGCTGCCGGGACCTGCTCCCCGAGAGCCCCGGCAAGTACCTCGTCTACAACGGGGATCTGGTGGAGTACGACGCCGACCACATGGCACAGATCCAGCGGGTGCACGCCTTCCTCATGAACGACTGCCTGCTGGTGGCCACCTGGCTGCCCAACCGGCGTGGCGCCTACCGCTACGACGCCCTCTACCCCCTGGAAGGGTTGGCTGTGATCAATGTCAAGGACAATCCACCCATGAAGGACATGTTCAAGCTGCTCATGTTTCCCGAGAGCCGCATCTTCCAGGCCGAGAATGCCAAGATCAAGAAGGAGTGGCTGGAGGTGCTGGAGGAGACCAAGCGGAACCGCGCCCTCAGTGAGAagctgaggctggagcaggaggccCTGCCACGGGCTGCTCCCCCACCTCCTGAGACCGCCAATCCCTTTGACCAAGAAGATGAAAAGGAACCCCCACCTGAGGAAGAGACAGTAGATTTGTCCCTGGAGTGGATCCAGGAGTTGCCTGAAGACCTAGATGTCTGCATTGCCCAGAGAGATTTTGAGGGGGCGGTGGACCTGTTGGATAAGCTGAATGAGTATTTGGGATACAAGGCCGTGAGCCAGCCAGTGAGGGAGCTTCGAGCCAAGGTAGATGAGCGAGTCAGGCAGCTCACGGATGTGCTGGTGTTTGAGTTATCTCCAGATCGGTCATTACGAGGTGGTCCTAGGGCCACTCGCCGGGCTGTGTCCCAGCTCATTCGCTTGGGCCAGTCCACCAAGGCATGTGAGCTTTTCTTGAAGAACAGGGCAGCTGCAGTACACACAGCCATCCGTCAACTGCGCATTGAGGGTGCCACTCTGCTCTACATCCACAAGCTTTGCCATGTCTTTTTTACCAGCCTGCTAGAAACTGCCAGGGAGTTTGAGACAGACTTTGCCGGCAACAGTGGCTGCTACTCTGCCTTCATTGTGTGGGCCCGCTCAGCTATGAGGATGTTTGTAGATGCCTTTAGCAAGCAAGTATTCGACAGTAAAGAGAGCTTGTCCACGGCTGCTGAGTGTGTGAAG gTAGCGAAGGAGCACTGCAAGCAGCTCAGCGAGATTGGGCTGGACCTCACGTTCATCATTCATGCCTTGTTGGTGAAGGATATCAAAGGAGCTTTGCAGAGCTACAAGGATATCATCATTGAGGCCACCAAGCATCGCAACTCTGAAGAGATGTGGAGAAGGATGAACCTGATGACCCCAGAGGCCCTGGGGAAACTCAGAGAGGAGATGAGGAGCTGTGGGATGAGCAGTTTTGACCAGTACACTGGTGATGACTGCTGGGTGAACCTTAGCTACACTGTGGTGGCTTTTACCAAGCAGACTATGGCCTTCTTGGAGGAAGCACTCAAGCTGTACTTCCCAGAGCTGCACATGGTTCTCCTGGAAAGCCTAGTGGAGATCATCCTTGTGGCTGTCCAGCATGTCGATTACAGTTTACGGTGTGAACAGGACCCTGAAAAGAAAGCATTCATCAGGCAGAATGCATCTTTTCTTTATGAAACTGTCCTCCCTGTTGTGGAGAAAAGGtttgaggaaggggttggaaagCCAGCTAAGCAACTACAGGAGCTGAGAAATGCTTCAAGACTGATACGTGTAAATCCTGAAAGTACAACTTCTGTAGTATAA